GCCGGTACAGTACTTAGGACAGCTTGCATCAAAATTACGAGAAACGCATTCTAAAACAAATAACTTCCCCTGGTAGCATCATTAGGTCGGTGGTTAAACTCAAGCAAGATTAAACAACAAAGAGACGAAAGATGCAAAACTATCCGCACTCAAGTTATCAAACACATACTACCTTTTTTCAAGTCCAGTCACAATTGTAATCAGTATTGTGCCAAACAAtataaaagcaaaaacaaaatattcttAGAGTCAAGTTCATTACCAATCATATTGAAATTGAGCTCAGTCACAGCAGCAAGTGCACATCCACCAATGATTGGAAGCAAAGACAGATAGACTGGCACAGGGAAGGTTTCGCCCAAAATAAATCTCGAAACCAGAACACTAAAAGCAGGCTCACCACTcttgatgatatgtgtaaatGACACTGCAACTTTGGACATACTAACCGTAGCCGCTACATGTCCAATTGTGTGTGCAACAGCAACCTGTAGTTGAAACACCAAAGACATAAGCCACTATCCATTCAAAACGTTAAATGAATCAACAAAATTGACCAAATTGTTTCATAACCATCGGTATCCATCAGAGTATTGTCAATCGTGGAtcacaaaaaataacaaactccaCTTCGGTGTTATAACACAGCTATAGCCGCTATTTCACAACACTTTGTTAAATCACAGAACAatagcaatttgttcaaattccgctatgctATGGTATAGTTAAAATCAAATTGAGTGGACAAAATTTTctctattttgttttcttttgaactCAACCAACATAATCAACCATATATGAGTTCAAAATTGCAAAACAACTCTTtctagaacaaaaaaaaaacatattagcaaacaaaacaaacctGTCAATAAATCCaatcaattataattttttcctcaaaagaaacaaacaaaacaaattcaaacttaCGGGAAACAAAGTCTTCCAAAACTCAAGATCAGTCTTAGGAGCTTCAGCTATCCTAGTGGCCCAAGAAATCAACATCATAAGAGAACCACAAGCTAATGACAGAGTTGATGTAAGCCAAGGGTAAGGGTAAGCATTCAAAACCTTCTTGTTATAAATATTGAAAACAACATTCAAAGCCCACCAAGTTGCAAAATATATTccaattttcactttttttgcAGCTGCTGATGGTGTTCCTGAGTCTTCAACCTCTGATCTATCAGCTTCATAAGCACCACACTTAACCAAATCACCCTTTTCAAAACTCTTCTCTGTTTCAAAATTCTTCACAGACCCAAAATTTCCAAGACCAATACATGCAAGGTGAAGAGGCTTTTTCAATGAAACAACATATCTATGTGATTTTTCACTAACCAAAGATGGTAAGAATGACCGTGGTGGAATTAGGGTTGCATGTCTTTTCCCAAAAACAACATCAGAACCACTGATCGCAATACTAGGTTGTCTCAATGATGAAATCATGGCTTAAATTCAAAAGGatatgtgaaaaatcaaaataaaacacaatCGAAAGAGAAATACAGTGTTTACGTAAGGGTCGTAAAATACACTCTGAAATCACAGacgaaaacaaaaatcaaagacAACCCTTTTACGTAAGGGTTGTAAAATACGCTCTCAAATCACATCCTGAATACAGTATTTATATGTAAAAGAATGTGTCTTTGGTTCTGATCATGCCCCCTGATATCTTGAAAAggtttatattaaattaaacccaaaaaaaacaCTGCATAAAAACAATGAtagtaataaaataataaaacacaatgtaccaaaaaaaaaaaacactatacagaaaaaaaaaataaaaggaaaaggaatTATACCTTAGAATTAGAATCTGgtgaataattaaaattaaaattataaatgctaaaaatactatattttttaaggtcaaatttggtttgtttgattattttctgtttttggtataaaaaaagaTTTGGGGGACAGTGTGTCCCACCATTGTTCTCTTCCGAAACTTGTTCCCTGCATAACAATccgtaaataaataaaaagattgaaattaaacaaaacCAGAAAGCTCTGTTGTCTTCTTCCTCGGCCAGCACCACATCTGCCTTGTTCCGTTCACTTCACGACCAAATCCCAAAAGAGTAACGACTTATGATTGTCATGTAATTTGGGGGATAAATACAGTGGTCAAaggatttttttcccaaaatatacccctctccctctcttatttcccgtaatacccccctctcaaatttttttcccgTAATGCACCTCTGACAGAAGACCAACTGGGTAGCACCATTTGAAATGGCGCCATGGCCATGTGATAGCGCCATTCTGAATGGCGCTATTGACTGCTTTTCTGCTTTTTCTGTGTCCCCTGTACCAGACTGCTTTTCCCCAGATCATGCCATTTGAAATGGCGCTATGTCACAAGCATTAAGCCATTCAGAATGGCGCTATGCTCCTTGCTGTTTTTTCCAGACGCGCGCGTGGCTTGCTGCATGGgagggagagaaagaaaatatttgtgtttgaaattttttaaattttttctactATCTCATTCTATAAATACCACATCTCACACATTCATTTTTCACTCAACTAACTTcatcttattcattttattatcttattcactctctttattttataaataatggcATCTTCGTCCAATGATTGCCATAATTTTTCTGTTAAATTTGAAGGCCGCCAAGAACATTTTAAGTTACCGATTAGCAAATTGAGTTCGCTTGCCATAATTGTTCCATACATCCTAATACTCTCATCCACTCTTTCACAAAATGGATCCATTATGGCTTGGTGAAAATCATTTGTCACAAAAACTaaatgtataagttatttttatgtcatttttcataagttatttttatgtcatttttcatttatgtcgttaaaattaaaattatagtaaattttttcatatttttttgataaattcacAAACACATTACATCACAATGAATTTTTCAGAAAATGTTAAAACATTATAGAATTATAGGTAAATTAGTGGAGAATCATGTCCTCTCTTGAGCTAGCTAATTAATGGCCAATTCGCATGAGCATGTTATAAATCAAAATGGCCTTTTATTCTCATTGATTcttgttatttttgttattattattattttttaatgattttttttttacatgaatgatatttttttgaaaggttattattattactgtGTCACTTTtactactactttttttttttgtttacaatataCTACTCTTACTTTAGTGTCTTTCTTACTTTAGTGTCTTTTTTACACGTCCATAtttttgaactattttttttttgttaattgtttttaaCGGTAACTAATTATAAATTTGTTGTGTGTAGGCAACGGAAACTATTAGACCGCGTGCTGGAGGCCGATTTAAAGCACCAAACCCTTTGTTAGAACCACTGTTAGCAGAATGTGGTTTTGGTAACGTCGTCCTCCTTCAAAAATGTAGGTTGGACTGGGCCGTAGTCACAGCTTTGGCAAAAAGATGGAGACCGGAAAGACATACATTTCTGTTACCGTGTGGAGAGGCCACAATAACTCTCCAAGACGTGTCAATGTTGTTTGATCTACAAATTTGTGGACAAGCTGTTACCGGAACTTCCAGTAACATATGGGAGACAGATTTCCCACGACTATTGGGAGCCATTCCTCCATCTAACGGCCGAGCAGGATATTCTGTTAAGCTATCATGGCTGGAAGAATATCTTAACGAAATGCCCGAAAACCCCACCTACGAAATTCTCTTGATGCACCTAAGGGCatatattctttattttttgggaaaattttTATTGCCCAACACCTCTGGCGATCGTGTGCATACTATGTACCTCCCATTGTTGGAAGATACACAAACAATAAGAGGATATAGTTGGGGTTCAGCTTGTTTGGCAACGTTGTATAGGGGCATGTGTGATCTCGCAGATCAAAACCAACCAACCAAAACCATGTCCGGATGTGCCTTACTTTTACAGGCATGGGCACGTTGCCGAATAAGGGAATTTCACCACGAGAGAACTAGAAATCCAGCGTCCGATAGGCCATTGGCTCTAAAGTAAGTATctactaatttatttatttttgaatcaatctattagaatttaataataaatatgtatatttACTATGATATTAATCGTATcgtgaaaatattattttaggtaCGTTGCATCCGGAACAAGGTACTCTGGCGGTCCGGACCACGACGTACAAGGCGCAACAAACGTGCTCGACCGTTTAACGAACAACGAGGTAATATATAttctcttaatatttatttgttttttttaaactaacTCTTCTTCATACACTAACAAATctctaatttgtttttaaaaatatcagtttAATTGGACTCCTTATGACGTCAGCCAGTGCTTATATCCAGAGGACGTTGCATGTTGGTCAGCAATCACATTTCTCATAAACTTTGAGGTTGTAGAGTTTCATCAGACCGACAGGGTCCGTCTTCAATTTGGATTTCAACATGCGAGATTTCAGGGCGTTCCCCAAGTCATGACGAGTTACCACAATACAACAATGCGATCATCGGTTCATGATTGGGCAGCCAAATTTATGGTTGAAATCCAACACTGGAATAATCGTCATAATTGTGTCCTCGTTGGAGATCAGGTGGATGGTGTACCTATGCACTCAACGGAGTTCTTGAATGATTATACAAGGTTCAACATGCCATATCTCTCTTCCgaacattatttatttgatccaCGCCCACGTCCTGATGTGCAGCAGAATACATTTACCCAACATACCGATATCCCAGACACACCATCTTTTTCCCCTCAACAACAACATACATCCCAACCATTTACCCAACAACCATTTACCGACCAATATCCAAATAGCCAATCCAATATTTTTACCCCATTGCCATACACCCGAAATTTTTTCGACGACCAATCATGTCAATCACCGGGAACTCAACGGTTCAATGAAAATGCTTACCACCCCGGTGAACCCCAACAAACCCAACAAACCCAACAAACCCAACATATCCCCATACATTGGGGTTCTGCTGTACCGGACGATATGTTAAATTCAACGTGGGCTGCTGGTGAAGGTTCCTCGTTAAGTCTTAATCAAATCGAGAACTATCTTAACAGGGACGATACAAATGCGGAAGAGGAATTATATGGACGAGGACATCCGAGGAATGCAGGTCCTCCACCTTGTGGCACCGGAGGCCATCGTAGACATCGTAGACATTAGgaattttagtgttttgtttgtaattaattatttatttatataatcgtcttgtaataaatttttttccatcaaataaaaaaaacaatttctttaTTCATCGAATATTTgttcatcaaataaataaaatcaaataaaaaaaaaattaaaaaattttcaaacaaaactcttttctttctctccctcccatgcattcaaaaaaatatcaaatctCCTCCTAATGCAGCAGGCCACGCGCGCGTCTGGAAAAAACAGCAAGGAGCATAGCGCCATTCTGAATGGCTTAATGCTTGTGACATAGCGCCATTTCAAATGGCATGATCTGGGGAAAAGCAGTCTGGTACAGGGGACACAGAAAAAGCAGAAAAGCAGTCAATAGCGCCATTCAGAATGGCGCTATCACATGGCCATGGCGCCATTTCAAATGGTGCTACCCAGTTGGTCTTCTGTCAGAGGTGCATTAcgggaaaaaaatttgagaggggggtattacgggaaataagagaggaagaggggtatattttgggaaaaaaatcgtGGTCAAAGATACTAGAGCATTGATTTGAGACGTAGATCTGAAAAGAGAGGTTTTGTGGAGGATGGATGGAGAAAGAAAAAGTGTGTTCGTTGTGTTGTTGTCATCGTAGATCAAAGCTCATAGGTGGACCAATGCTTCCTAGTTTATGATGGACTGTATAttgtattttatcttttattatgcAGTACTGTTTTTTTTAGTTTCTAGATCTATATGTGTGTTTGGTTATCTAGCGAGgagaattgagtttggtagaattgagtttggtagaattgagtttgacataattgattttgtttaaaagtgagtttaattaaattgatttatgtttggatacattcaaGGAAAAATGATTTTCATCAATTCatgttgtttggatagtttGAATTAAAATTGCTTTTGGGTGTACAATTACCAAAATAGGTTTTAGTTGtaccaaaataagttttaattgtatttttttttagaaaataggTTTTACTtgtatttaaaactatatatttcaaagccactaggtttggtccaGTGATGAGAGATTTAGGTAGTATGTCataggttctgggttcgatctcCTGCTCattctaaacaaaaaaaaactatatatttcatctttaaaaaaaactatatatttcaataaaatattctATAAAGAAATAgaacatttttgtaaaaaaaaaacttaaaatacaGAACAACTTGattattttaagttattaaAACAcgcatttttattaaaaaaatacactactatcaacaaacaataaaaaaaaataaaaaaacccaaCTTAAATGGGCCAGAGGCAAAAGTAACGAGCCCAAGAATCTGTCTTCTTCAACCTAAGCAATGGTAGCCGCAAAACCACCGTCATCGCAGCACTCAGgaattgaaaaataagtttAGGGGTTGAGGGTAGCAGAGGaagattaagaaaaattatacaTGCCCCACATCATTTAAATCTCAAAATCGATTTTACTGAATGTGAAAGCTCCGATTTGTAGCTTCTAAGTTATTCGCGTTTGGGACTAAAACTGCGTTTTAGAGAATCGATTCTGCAACCACCCAAACATCAAAGAATCTGTTCAAATCGCGTTTCGACATACAGACTCAcgtttgagtaaaaaaaacgCAGAACCAAATTTGCTTTtgctaaaaacttcggttcgcagaattcgaagtttttttagttcaaattcaggaaaaattcggttaacagaaactgaattttttttttggcaaaaaaaattcggttcgtagcaaccgaaaattttattgaaggacaaaaaagtaaaattcaaagagaaaagaaccatgggacctaaaaaaaaaacatcatcaatcTTTTACGGTATATTCTCCTTTTAgaggtcaattttttttttcctaaaaaatgaaatgatttgttttttttttttatgtccaaAGATAAatagtttagtgactaataTATTTTAGACGGTCTAGTGAACACTATattgtggtgaaaaaaaaaaaatttagtgacATATTCACACATTATATTTTACAAGTAATTTAGTGCTTATAATTTTACTcgtaaataagtggagtgttagAGGTTTGAATTCCaactcatatatataaataatgttcCTATCAAATAAGTTAAATTTACGATAACTACATTGACACCCTATTATATGTGGAGAATTAATGGATAATCTGAATTTGAACACCGACTCTTTTAATAATGTCTCTAATAGCAATTGAATTGTGCTTAGATAACTAAATGGTTTGTGTTAAAtgatcattattttttatattgtggacaaaaataaaatttaaattataataatactaGAACTACGGTTGGCAAAGCGGGCGGCCTAACCCATTTAAATGCGTCCATTTAAGCTTGTCCAAAAGTGGAGTGGAGACGGAAATACCGACTTGCCTGAGCTCAAAATTCAAGTATGAACTATGAGTTTGGCGGGCCGGCTTgcaaaacaattattttattttttattttatgttgcaGTGACATATTTACTACatgatttataatttgtttttaaacaaaaaataatttttaacatcgcataacaaaaataaataaacatattaaCAAACTCAAATTATGTACCTAGAAAGATTGACAATGTATTTTTCTGGGTTTGTATGCAATTGGTGATGAAGGCGAggaataaagaagaagatgaattccaataaaaaaaaagaatgttatgaaatataagtaatagtaataatatataagtatagaggagagaagaagagaagagagaaagaatagagattgtattattctcatcaaggtgtatgtttacatgacaatacaagtcctatttataggacaatataatgggccaGTGGAATGAGCCAAtgcttaatggacatccaccaaattattcataacactcccccttggatgttcatcgaggatatgcctcgttaaaaccttactagagaaaacCCATTGGGAAAAAAtcatagtgaaggaaaaagagtacatcatcctttgtgtgtgaactgcctcattaaaaaccttaccaggaaaacccagtgggacaaaaccatggttaagggaaaaagagtgcagaacatatttatatctccccctcataaagacaattatatatgagacgaagaaaatcaaataatcttatgtagttgtagtagttgctcaaaagttttacttgaaactgactttgtagaaagacatgtcttatcttctttatcatataatcttctccaaatatgtagtttgtgcgacattatcttcatgttgaatcgttgcaagaaccttttagaagaaaactcacaaattcttgtatcTGATGAATCATATACTTCAACcaaatcacattcttgatttATCTTCTATACTCCTCAACTTTcctcatcatttttttttcatgagattgttattgttgtttgtttcatagatctccatgagtaattgtacttcttcatgtgaacatatagtttgtttgtgatctatacctttacgaggattaaacaaattacctgcatatctaaaataacaaaacaaataatagGTCCATAATGTATTTGGCCCCAATTGAACTAAAAcgtggtacttcaggaccaattagttcttcatcatttactcgaactctaaaatattcttcaaatacttattttgtaagaaatgacaatatttcaAGCTCTTAAGGAGTctcttgatgatatttttatcatcaacatagatagataaaaaaattcattgctaaatattttcttaaaatgaacaaattgtcattttcatatttctcacttggaaatattcaacaagaatattatacaacatgcatatatattgctCGAGTATTtaaggagacttattcatgtttattaagtcacATTTCCAATAGTTTTTTGATATATGTGTCtcacgaaaattaaatccttttgggattttcatataattatcaagtgagatgattttcgtgctgataacgtgttatgaaatataagtaatagtaataatatataagtatagaggagagaagaagagaagagagaaagaatagagattgtattattctcatcaaggtgtatgtttacatgacaatacaagtcctatttataggacaatataatgggccaGTGGAATGAGCCAAtgcttaatggacatccaccaaattattcataacaaagaagaagaagatgaattccatatatgttttagtttttttttaatcaatttttttatttttttctgtcCAATTACAATCCGACATGTGTTAAAAGATTGTCAAGTTAGCTCATTTCGGTCAAAATTTGACTAGGGGctagtaaataaaaaatggaataaatttaaggggctaaaatcaacatttaaatttatgggatcaaaattgcacaattgataaattaaggggccaaaactgcatttaagtaAAATATATTAACCCAAGtttaatttaaactttttttatggGTCTAAGATAGTGACTAAAGGGAAAAAACTGGGATTAgatttatatgtatttttaaatcttttctctattttttatcTCAAGtctagaaaataaataaaaatacagtttTAAAAAATGTCCACGAGCCAACCCGGTCCAGCCCACCATCTATGTTTTTTAGGCGATAAATGTAAATACATTTGTAAATATTTGtaagatttttctttctttggaCAGGGGCACCATGCATCCCTTCACCCTACGTTTCAAATTGATCTAATTAAAATCGCAAACTAAGAATGACAAAGTAGACTGACCTACTCCTTTGACGGATTGGCGGGCTAGTCCATCAAAGAATTTTTTTGAGTTATTCAAATGATTTTTGCTGATTTTTTGAGCCATAATTTGTTGATACATTAAGTTGGTGCTCATCAAGAAATGTTTCTCTAATGACCCATTCAACCTTATCTTCTAATACTTCTAGTAACCTAGAAAGGTGGTATGCATCATGATTTTCACACTTTTCCCCCCCTTAATTATCTCAACTTCAAACTCTTGTAGTGTAACATCCACCTTATGAGCCTTtattttgcatctttctttGCGGAAAAAGATTGTCCGTTGTAATGGCGTTAACGCAGTTATAGTATCAACCGTCTGATTAAAATGAACGGCTAAGATCATTTTGATGCATTTATATCATAGCCGTCCGGTGTGAAATTAATGAACCTGCAGCTAGATTAACTATTGCGTGTTACTGCGTCATTTCTTGACTGCAATAAATCCCGGTCTTTTCTTTGCCATCAAGTATCTAATAACAACATCATTTATGTAGACAATGACCTTACCCCCTACCATATATGatctaaatattttaaaagtaaataaagtttaattgttgtgcgtTGCTCAAAGCTCTTTTTCAATGGTTTTGTAATTTGAGCTACAATCATACTTCTTCTAGCAAAGTAGATTGAGTGAAATTCCTTGCCATGTTTCTAACCCAAAACTGCCCCCAAAACATAATCACTTGCATCATACATGTTTTCTTCAGAGTCTTGAATGCAATAATACATTATCATCAAACATTCAAACTCTACTTCATGTTCTAGCAATCTGTGCAGTGGTTTTGAAATTTGTAAAGTCTTTTATAAATCTTATGTAGAATTCAAATTTCCTAAGAAGCTCCTTTTACAAAGATATGAGGTGGAAGTTTCTCAATATATAACTTCAACCATTGCTTGTCAACCTCCAACCCTTTCTTAGAAATCTTGTGTACTAACATTATGCcctcttttatttattataaaaccaATGTTTGTTAATGTAGTGTTTGTTAATCCTTAGGTGCTATATCAATATTTGTTGAGCTTCCTATTGCCTTTGTTGAGCTTCTTGCAGTCCATGCAAATTCTCCAACCCACTACGTACAGTTCTGATTGGAATCATTTCATAGATTCTTTACCACAATTACTCCTTTCTTGGGGACATCaataagtgtgaaaaaaaagtgattttacacacacacacacacatattaGGAACCTATTGCTTGTTTTGCAAGTTATTTACTCaactatttataaatattattttttatcaataaattaGCCATTTTAGACGTCATTACCTATTTCCCATCACTTTTGTATGATTTTAGAGTATATTCTACGTAGGCGATCCTAGCgagacaaaacaaaaattatcagAGTTTTAGGGTAGATCAATTTGCTAAGCAAACCAGCAGCGAGCCAAAACAGAATGGATGGAAATTGGACATCCAGACGGTGGTGCAACCGCTCATCGCACAACTAACATCTTGGGAAAACAATTTTGTATGAAAATGGATAGGGAGGCGGCGGTTCTTTTAGAGAGAATGCAGAGAAAGGGTTAtcgaaaaacaaaatcaaacatcacattgaaattgaatcAAGGAAGGAGATAAAAAGTGAATTGAAAAACACAATTGTGAAGAAGACGAAAATGAACTCAACTTACAAGAGAAAAGAAAGATTAAAAACTAAGTTGTGAAAATTGACCACATCAAAGAGGAAAAGATTCAAAGGAATACACCCTATAATCAGAACGAGAAGAAATTGGGTAGAAAATTAAACAAGAAATCAAGATAATGAGAGggaatacaaaaaaataatattcagaATTGAAACATGGTTTGTAACTGAAGCAAGATCACAATGAACAATGTGAAATCATCCATTGAAATTGTAAATCATTGACATAAAAGGCGAAACAAATTTGGAAATGAGAAAATCAAGAGTTGAATTTTCTCGAGAAATATCCAGGAGAATTGAtactctgataccatgttaagaaaCATGACATCCGTCTAAATCAATCAACCATATATATTGCATATATATTAACTAAGCTTCTACATTAACAAACAAGTGATTCTAACTAAGTGCATTCTTAACAATTAGTTTATTTATAGGTAAACTCTGCATAGAACACTAGGTTTTAATTGGTTAGCATAAGTTGGAATAATCACAACCTAATCCCATATAGGTATATCAAGCCATTCAACACAAACTCAATTAAAGAAGGAAACTACCATCATAGATATGAGCCAAGAATTTTAAACGGAGTATTATCATCCATTAATCCaactttaaatataaataacttaagCAAAAcatgaattttatcaatctataaaaaaaaaagccacTTCAAGAGTTTAGTGTCAGAAACTCTTCAATATTAGAAGTCTCTCGCTTGAAGCAAATTGTAGTAAGCTTCAGCGAGAAACTCTTCAacaaattttttcatatattctCCTTCTTCCAGCTTTTTCTTCTTAGCGAGATTCtcctgaattttttttaaagcaaagaTAAAAGTGCTTAGAAATTAAAAATgttatcttgtaaaaaaaaaaaaagaataataaatacatatttaataTGATATAACAATAAGTATATAGTGTGGAAGTTTTAGCATCAAAATTTACAACAAATACTATTTTATTAGTAAGCATATATAGTGTTGAAGGTTATAGCAAGAACACTTAGAATcaatggtatttttttttactataaattaactaggaaaaaaaataaaataaagtacaGATAGTATAAGTTGAGATTTTACATGATGTACTCACTTTTACTTCTTTTTGAGCACCAACAGTTTTCTCCGGCAGTATACCAAATTCCTCATACTGCTTAACAGTTTTCAGCGATCGCAAAGTAAATTTTCTTTGCTTATGATGATAGGTCTACAACAcaacaattatttaattaaaatttgatagaGTAACTATTCAAAATGTTGCTATaacaataatttatattttttgacaaatgctataacaataatttaaaatatttcaaaatggtTATGAAAGAGTTCATTCACATAAAAGATTGAGCTATGAAGTACGGACTATACACAAataagaaaagagaaagacaaCTAGTATTTCAATAGAATATCATTGCATTAGCTTAATATTACAAAAGTTACtaaagaatatatataaaacctaatggactatATAAACTAACAGATCCAATAAAATagcctattattttattatctaacaacgGACACCGATACATTGACTTGTCCAAATGGTGTCTAAGGTGTGTCcaagcaaagaaaaaataaattattttggaaCACTTATTTGAGTTGTCTGACTCGTGTTGTATGATTGTTATACATATGTTGGACACTGATATATCTAAGGAGTGTcgaaacaaaagaaattttttttttatcacacttATATGAGTCTTCCAACACATGTCATATAAGTGTCAGACACTGACATCTATGTGACACATTTAATCCTAAATATGTCTGTGCTTTCATAGAATTCGAGTGTTTGTGTGGAGACaacatcattttttaaaaaaatatatgcaaatatgatttttttttaaccactaAAACTTATTGAAAATGGGAACTATATATGTAGGATAatgtaaatgaaaaataatagaaatttagagaaaataatTATCCACCCGTATGAGCCTTAAGCATCACAACTTATGGCTTGTTAATCCCTAGC
This portion of the Trifolium pratense cultivar HEN17-A07 linkage group LG3, ARS_RC_1.1, whole genome shotgun sequence genome encodes:
- the LOC123917182 gene encoding glucose-6-phosphate/phosphate translocator 2, chloroplastic-like, translated to MISSLRQPSIAISGSDVVFGKRHATLIPPRSFLPSLVSEKSHRYVVSLKKPLHLACIGLGNFGSVKNFETEKSFEKGDLVKCGAYEADRSEVEDSGTPSAAAKKVKIGIYFATWWALNVVFNIYNKKVLNAYPYPWLTSTLSLACGSLMMLISWATRIAEAPKTDLEFWKTLFPVAVAHTIGHVAATVSMSKVAVSFTHIIKSGEPAFSVLVSRFILGETFPVPVYLSLLPIIGGCALAAVTELNFNMIGFMGAMISNLAFVFRNIFSKKGMKGKSVSGMNYYACLSILSLAILTPFAIAVEGPAAWAAGYQTAMAEIGPQFIWWVAAQSIFYHLYNQVSYMSLDEISPLTFSIGNTMKRISVIVSSIIIFHTPVQPVNALGAAIAIFGTFLYSQAKQ